AGACGCCCATGTTCGGCCGGTCAGACGCCTGTTTGCCGGTTTCCAGGGTAAAGGTGTAGTGGCCGGGATCGACCGAAAATTTTATCCTGAACCTGATCCCGAGTTCATCACCGGCGTGCAGTTCGCCGAACTGCTGGCGCAACGAGCTGTTGCAGGTACAAAACACGGTGTTGCCGAGCCGGTCGATCAGGCGCAGCGCCACCTCGGGGTCATTGATCCCTTCATTCATGCGCACGATCATGGACAGGTAACCCTCGTCGCACATCGCGATCGTGGCCAGCGGCCGGCCCGCCTGGTCCGTAAATGCCGCCGCTTGCAATTCCAGCCGCCTCTCGCCGTGCCGCGTCTTCGCCGTGTGCAGGATGTTTCCGGCCAGGATGGCGTCGCGCGATTCCCGGGTTACCACTCGCCGGCTTCGCCCGTGTTTCGGTTCCGGCCGGGAAAGGTCGACCATCGGCTGGGAGGTATCGGCGTCTCTCTGATTCTCCTCTGACAAACAGTAGGCCTGTCGCATGTACTTGTGCGCGCACTGTTCCGC
The sequence above is a segment of the Verrucomicrobiota bacterium genome. Coding sequences within it:
- a CDS encoding Wzt carbohydrate-binding domain-containing protein yields the protein DVFFQQKCYRKIREIMERGVTFLFVSHDHVALQNLCDRGIILDQGHVTFEGPAEQCAHKYMRQAYCLSEENQRDADTSQPMVDLSRPEPKHGRSRRVVTRESRDAILAGNILHTAKTRHGERRLELQAAAFTDQAGRPLATIAMCDEGYLSMIVRMNEGINDPEVALRLIDRLGNTVFCTCNSSLRQQFGELHAGDELGIRFRIKFSVDPGHYTFTLETGKQASDRPNMGVYFDVVEGVGPIQVYDPVPDEVRPFYGMAQLPCELERF